Proteins found in one Carcharodon carcharias isolate sCarCar2 chromosome 8, sCarCar2.pri, whole genome shotgun sequence genomic segment:
- the pdcl gene encoding phosducin-like protein has translation MTTLDDKILGEKLQYYYSSSEDEDSDRDENEHKSIKNSGISVGAEVRERSAVNTGPKGVINDWRRFKQLETEQRAEQRREVRRLIKKLSMSCRSRLDEEKDQQKQQVLQDKINGKMTMKECNMLHEKDDEEFLEQYRKQRMEEMREHLYSGKRFEEIYELDSSQAFLDTIDKEEKNTLIMVHIYEDDQPGCEAMNGCLICLATEYPVVKFCKVRSSVIGASARFTGNALPALLVYKCGDLIGNFVRITDQLGYDFFAVDLEAFLREYGVLPEKDMVSPTSIQSASVSRSDDSDLDVD, from the exons ATGACTACTTTGGACGATAAGATCCTTGGAGAAAAGCTCCAGTACTATTACAGCAGCAGTGAGGATGAAGACAGTGACCGTGATGAGAATGAACATAAGAGCATCAAAAATTCTGGAATTTCTGTGGGTGCAGAAGTGCGAGAACGTAGTGCTGTCAACACAG GCCCTAAAGGAGTGATAAACGACTGGCGTCGGTTCAAGCAGCTTGAAACAGAGCAGCGTGCAGAGCAGCGCCGGGAGGTGCGCCGACTCATCAAGAAACTCTCAATGAGTTGTAGGTCTCGTTTGGATGAAGAGAAagaccagcagaagcagcaagtgctCCAGGACAAAATCAATGGAAAG ATGACGATGAAAGAATGCAACATGTTACATGAAAAGGACGATGAAGAGTTTTTGGAGCAGTACAGGAAGCAGCGAATGGAGGAAATGAGGGAACATCTGTACAGCGGAAAGCGTTTTGAAGAGATCTATGAACTGGACAGCTCACAAGCCTTCCTAGACACAATCGACAAAGAGGAAAAGAATACTCTCATAATGGTGCATATCTATGAAGATGACCAGCCTGGATGTGAAGCCATGAATGGGTGTCTGATCTGTCTGGCCACAGAATATCCAGTTGTGAAATTCTGCAAAGTCCGCAGTTCTGTAATTGGAGCCAGTGCAAGATTCACTGGTAATGCCTTACCTGCTCTGCTAGTCTACAAATGTGGAGATTTGATTGGCAACTTTGTACGCATCACTGACCAACTTGGATATGACTTTTTTGCAGTGGATTTGGAGGCGTTTTTGCGTGAGTATGGTGTACTGCCAGAGAAAGATATGGTGTCACCCACATCCATACAGAGTGCTTCGGTGTCTCGTAGTGATGATAGTGATCTGGACGTTGACTAA